A single region of the Melioribacteraceae bacterium 4301-Me genome encodes:
- the lexA gene encoding transcriptional repressor LexA, translating into MKNELTNRQKEILEFIQQHVDFNGYPPTYREIGKKFNISSTFGVKRHIDALIKKGFLTNESNQSRTLSIIPLSNKHIKQQENFISLPIIGRVAAGQPILAEENIEGNILVDISIIKRKTDCFGLKVRGDSMINAGILEGDLVIVSPQKEAASGDIVIALIGDEATMKRFIKKENKIILHPENESYADIEISNTENFNIIGKVIGVFRTYN; encoded by the coding sequence ATGAAAAATGAATTAACAAATCGGCAAAAAGAAATATTAGAATTTATTCAACAACATGTAGATTTTAATGGTTATCCTCCTACTTACCGAGAAATTGGCAAGAAATTCAATATATCGAGCACTTTTGGGGTAAAAAGGCATATTGATGCATTAATAAAAAAAGGTTTCCTTACTAATGAGAGCAATCAAAGTCGTACCCTTTCAATTATACCGCTGAGCAATAAACATATTAAACAACAAGAAAATTTTATTTCACTGCCAATTATTGGCAGAGTTGCAGCTGGACAACCAATATTAGCAGAAGAAAATATTGAAGGCAATATTTTAGTCGATATAAGCATAATTAAAAGAAAAACAGATTGTTTCGGATTAAAAGTTCGCGGTGACAGTATGATTAATGCTGGAATTTTAGAAGGCGACCTTGTAATAGTATCCCCTCAAAAAGAAGCTGCAAGCGGTGATATTGTAATAGCCCTAATTGGTGATGAAGCAACAATGAAAAGATTCATTAAGAAAGAAAACAAAATAATTCTACATCCAGAAAATGAATCTTATGCAGATATTGAAATTTCTAATACAGAAAACTTCAACATAATTGGGAAAGTAATAGGCGTTTTTAGAACATATAATTAA
- a CDS encoding branched-chain amino acid aminotransferase produces MIDIHYETAEKESKVVLPEKLVFGRTFTDHIFEMDYDSALGGWHNPTIKKIHNLSLHPASMVFHYGQAIFEGLKAYKQVGGRIALFRPEKNAERFNNSAARMSMPQIDSNLFLKAIKELVRIDKDWIPTKPGYSLYIRPFMIATEPCFGVRPSENYKFIIMLSPVGPYYPEGFKPVPIMVTDKYVRAVRKGTGEAKAAGNYAAGLAAQVEAKAEGYTQVLWLDAIEQKFIEEVGAMNIFVRFKDEVATPALAGSILPGVTRASVIQLLKDWGYNVSERAISINEILDSYKKGTLVEIFGTGTAAVISSVSRLKYKDELIKFSDTEAGELSTKLYDELTGIQYGKIEDRYNWITYVD; encoded by the coding sequence ATGATTGATATCCATTATGAAACTGCAGAAAAAGAATCAAAAGTTGTACTTCCAGAGAAATTAGTTTTCGGAAGAACTTTTACAGACCATATTTTTGAGATGGATTATGATTCTGCATTAGGCGGGTGGCACAATCCAACTATCAAAAAAATTCATAATTTAAGTCTTCACCCAGCTTCGATGGTTTTTCATTATGGACAAGCGATTTTCGAAGGATTAAAAGCTTACAAGCAAGTAGGTGGTCGTATTGCATTATTTAGACCGGAAAAAAATGCTGAAAGATTTAATAACTCTGCTGCAAGAATGAGTATGCCGCAGATTGACTCAAACCTGTTCCTTAAAGCTATCAAAGAACTGGTAAGAATTGATAAGGATTGGATACCCACAAAACCCGGTTATTCACTTTACATCAGACCATTTATGATAGCAACTGAACCTTGTTTTGGTGTTCGACCATCTGAAAATTACAAATTCATTATTATGCTAAGTCCTGTTGGACCTTATTATCCAGAAGGGTTCAAGCCAGTTCCAATTATGGTTACAGATAAATATGTTCGGGCGGTTCGCAAAGGAACAGGCGAAGCTAAGGCTGCTGGCAATTATGCCGCGGGTTTAGCTGCACAAGTAGAAGCAAAAGCCGAAGGATATACACAAGTCCTATGGCTAGATGCTATTGAACAAAAGTTTATTGAAGAAGTCGGCGCTATGAACATTTTCGTAAGATTTAAAGATGAAGTGGCAACTCCCGCCTTAGCTGGCTCTATTTTGCCTGGTGTAACAAGAGCATCTGTAATTCAATTACTTAAAGATTGGGGTTACAATGTCTCTGAACGAGCTATATCTATTAATGAAATTCTTGATAGTTATAAAAAAGGAACTTTGGTAGAAATATTTGGTACTGGAACCGCAGCAGTTATCTCATCAGTAAGTCGGCTTAAATATAAAGATGAATTAATAAAATTCAGTGATACAGAAGCTGGCGAATTGAGCACAAAACTATACGATGAACTAACAGGCATCCAATACGGGAAAATTGAAGACCGTTACAATTGGATAACTTACGTTGATTAG
- a CDS encoding GWxTD domain-containing protein, whose protein sequence is MLLTGYSNFCAQSKLTDTQIDSLINIGTSELNKKEWGNVLSIFDKVLDADPLNLYANYYFAVAQREKALIADPISRIFRWNSSENHFKNVIKLDSTFKDVFYQYALLQLYKKNYFEALDLVRHQLKIKNNISEVRKGVFYLYDVVFHNEDNDNLEKWLSNPKSDFDMYCLGELYRNTNRLDQAKEIFNSIIAKKNISLTPAYISLVKLYLQEENPQKAAEIYWNAVSSVSDTVEGNFLLNDLVFLFNEKDYSVFKTLKTADDIKQFIKSFWFGRNPYPSMPYNLYLTEYYKRIIYAEKNFWYDGLRLTIYDPNKLDIINYPLWYKLNNRFNDQGIVYLRFGQPNEISNLTSSSTSDVISWLYNETSKTSKMIFHFEKSFNAPANYWKLVPGFTDKFINERLAVWDSRYHDLDPNSNTFSDILKEGVKSIETVLTTDKFNWPEDLKFLDAYYSVSQFKDVSYLSFLVLSFAVPTSELTKEFQKKDSLNFESAITIYDASINPVFHMVKNYRDETALSVNAYDSLFIDKYEVPLKAGLYFVCFDIYLPKQKKVFAVKFKQELKNFENGKFQCSSLETAFDISSIYNSGSRDRKFLKIIPNPSRKFNQKNNVFVYYEIYNLKKDKDRLVHYTINVNIERKESGNFIWNFISGIFSSKKYSLSIKDSFMDTSTNVSNFQAFDMSQLQPGEYVMKLEIKDDTNGEVTSAFSEFILE, encoded by the coding sequence ATGCTGTTAACTGGATACTCGAATTTCTGTGCACAATCAAAGTTGACTGATACTCAGATTGATTCATTAATAAATATCGGCACAAGTGAACTTAATAAAAAAGAATGGGGAAATGTACTTTCTATCTTTGACAAAGTTTTAGATGCCGACCCTTTGAATCTTTATGCAAATTATTACTTTGCGGTTGCTCAAAGAGAAAAGGCACTTATTGCCGACCCAATTTCAAGAATTTTTAGATGGAACAGCTCCGAAAATCATTTTAAGAATGTTATTAAGTTAGATTCAACTTTTAAAGACGTGTTTTATCAATATGCTTTGCTTCAATTATACAAGAAAAATTATTTTGAAGCATTGGACTTAGTTCGACATCAATTGAAAATTAAAAACAACATAAGCGAAGTTCGAAAAGGTGTTTTTTATTTGTACGATGTTGTATTCCATAATGAAGATAACGATAATTTGGAAAAGTGGCTGTCCAATCCTAAGTCTGACTTTGATATGTATTGCTTAGGCGAATTGTATCGAAATACTAATCGTCTTGACCAGGCTAAAGAAATTTTTAACTCTATTATTGCAAAAAAGAATATATCTCTTACACCTGCCTATATATCGTTAGTGAAATTGTATTTGCAAGAAGAAAATCCTCAGAAAGCAGCGGAGATTTACTGGAATGCAGTAAGTTCAGTCTCAGATACCGTAGAAGGTAATTTCCTCTTAAATGATCTTGTTTTTTTATTTAATGAAAAAGATTATTCAGTGTTCAAAACTCTTAAGACCGCTGATGATATTAAACAATTTATTAAATCATTTTGGTTTGGCAGAAATCCATATCCTTCTATGCCTTACAACTTGTATTTAACTGAGTACTATAAGAGAATAATTTATGCTGAAAAAAATTTCTGGTACGATGGACTTAGATTAACAATTTATGATCCCAATAAATTAGATATTATAAACTATCCGCTTTGGTATAAGTTAAATAATAGGTTTAATGATCAAGGTATAGTATATCTTCGGTTTGGACAACCAAATGAAATATCTAATTTGACTTCTTCTTCAACTTCAGATGTAATCTCTTGGTTGTACAATGAAACATCAAAAACTTCCAAAATGATTTTTCATTTCGAAAAGAGCTTTAATGCACCTGCAAATTATTGGAAACTTGTGCCTGGATTTACTGATAAGTTTATTAACGAAAGATTGGCTGTATGGGATTCTAGGTATCACGATTTAGACCCAAACAGCAATACCTTTTCAGATATTTTGAAGGAAGGCGTAAAATCAATTGAAACAGTGTTAACTACAGATAAATTTAATTGGCCGGAAGATTTGAAATTTTTAGATGCGTATTATTCAGTATCACAATTCAAAGACGTTTCATACTTGAGTTTTTTAGTGCTCTCATTTGCAGTACCTACATCAGAATTGACTAAGGAATTTCAGAAAAAAGACAGTCTTAATTTTGAATCTGCAATTACAATTTACGATGCTTCCATTAATCCAGTTTTTCATATGGTAAAAAATTACCGTGATGAAACTGCACTTTCTGTAAATGCTTATGATAGTCTTTTTATCGACAAATATGAAGTTCCATTGAAAGCGGGGTTATACTTTGTTTGTTTTGATATTTATTTGCCCAAACAGAAAAAGGTCTTTGCTGTAAAATTTAAACAAGAATTGAAAAATTTTGAAAACGGCAAATTTCAATGCAGCTCGCTTGAGACAGCATTCGATATTTCGTCGATTTATAATTCGGGGTCGAGAGACAGAAAATTTCTTAAAATAATCCCGAACCCTTCCCGGAAATTCAATCAAAAAAATAATGTTTTTGTTTACTATGAAATTTATAACTTGAAAAAAGATAAAGATAGGTTGGTTCACTATACAATAAATGTAAATATTGAAAGAAAAGAGTCCGGAAATTTTATTTGGAATTTCATCAGTGGAATTTTCTCCTCTAAAAAATATAGTCTATCAATTAAAGACAGTTTTATGGATACTTCGACAAACGTTTCTAATTTCCAGGCGTTCGATATGAGTCAATTGCAACCCGGTGAATACGTAATGAAACTTGAAATTAAGGATGATACAAACGGAGAAGTAACCTCAGCTTTTTCGGAATTTATTCTGGAGTAG
- a CDS encoding MlaE family ABC transporter permease — MLKKFLQFLGAKTIKFFQEVGQVSTLFLDVLRNFKRLIKNNKDFFYQMEHIGVNSLPLVFIIAIFTGAVSAWQAAYQLKGIAPLSFLGTATSRAIITELGPVLTAIVIAGRVGASIAAEIGSMKVTEQIDALETMGISPVGFLATPRFFASIIMMPILVIFADLIAVIGAYLISNYFLGVSFDVFFESVKRYFLFGDFTFGLIKGMIFGGVTALLGCHIGFRTEGGAEGVGLSTIKSFVVSSAMILILDYILWTLHF, encoded by the coding sequence ATGTTGAAAAAATTTTTACAGTTCTTAGGGGCGAAGACAATAAAGTTTTTTCAGGAAGTGGGACAAGTATCAACTTTGTTTTTGGACGTACTTAGAAATTTCAAAAGACTGATTAAAAACAATAAAGATTTTTTTTATCAGATGGAACATATTGGAGTTAATTCACTTCCGCTTGTTTTTATAATTGCAATTTTTACTGGTGCAGTCTCTGCATGGCAGGCAGCCTATCAATTAAAGGGAATTGCACCGCTTTCTTTTTTAGGTACTGCAACAAGCAGAGCAATTATTACTGAATTGGGACCTGTGTTAACCGCTATTGTAATAGCAGGCAGAGTAGGTGCATCAATAGCTGCAGAAATCGGTTCAATGAAAGTAACAGAGCAGATAGATGCACTCGAAACTATGGGAATTAGCCCAGTTGGCTTTTTAGCTACACCGCGTTTTTTTGCATCTATTATTATGATGCCAATCCTTGTAATTTTTGCTGATCTAATAGCTGTAATTGGTGCTTATCTTATTTCGAATTACTTTCTCGGTGTTTCTTTTGATGTTTTTTTTGAATCGGTAAAAAGATACTTCCTCTTTGGTGATTTTACATTCGGCCTTATCAAGGGAATGATTTTTGGCGGTGTGACTGCATTGCTTGGATGCCATATTGGATTTAGAACAGAAGGCGGGGCAGAAGGTGTAGGACTTTCAACAATTAAATCTTTTGTTGTAAGTTCTGCTATGATACTAAT